A single window of Liolophura sinensis isolate JHLJ2023 chromosome 6, CUHK_Ljap_v2, whole genome shotgun sequence DNA harbors:
- the LOC135466638 gene encoding LOW QUALITY PROTEIN: heterogeneous nuclear ribonucleoprotein L-like (The sequence of the model RefSeq protein was modified relative to this genomic sequence to represent the inferred CDS: inserted 2 bases in 1 codon), with product MAYEGHMSKRQRTDMDGHGVQSGPRDKYDDPHKPSPSCVVHCRGLSDAVIEADLVDAVQHFGGISYVIMMPRKRQALIEFDDLNGARNCVNYAQANQIYVAGQPAFFNYSTSQKIQRPGGPDDTRIANHILLFTILNPQYPITVDVIHTICSQSGKVLRIVIFKKNGVQCMVEFDSIESAKRAKQALNGADIYSGCCTLKIEYAKPTRLNVLKNDNESWDYTNPGLKMEPSSPKNQPLLADPRYPGAAPSPYGSPMGDPMGGRGGGGGGGYGPQGGGYGMHFEHGGQGDGYDNYGGRSQYGMPPAQDRGYFPKPMQDRHSSYGSPPGGHYGPDHGMGMGGPPNPGAPQQGAVIMVYGLSPENSNCDKLFNLFCLYGNVVRIKFLKTKEGSAMVQLGDPISVDRAIQNLNNSFFFGSKLQLGYSKQAFLQDVMNPHELPDGTPSFKDYMGSRNNRFTNPEAASKNRIQGPAKVLHYFNAPPNLTDEDLKKLFEDAGVKPPLRTKQFPSRTERSSTGLLEFDSKEXGIEGLMLCNHAQIPNPSGKSPYVFKLCFSSTPILGSN from the exons ATGGCGTACGAGGGACACATGAGCAAGCGGCAAAGGACTGATATGGACGGTCATGGCGTCCAGTCCGGACCACGG GACAAGTACGATGACCCTCACAAGCCATCTCCGTCATGTGTGGTCCATTGTAGAGGCCTGTCCGATGCTGTTATAGAAGCAGATTTGGTGGATGCTGTTCAGCATTTTGGTGGTATTAG CTATGTGATCATGATGCCCCGCAAGAGACAGGCCCTAATAGAGTTTGAT GACCTGAATGGAGCACGGAATTGTGTCAATTATGCACAG GCGAATCAGATATATGTTGCTGGTCAACCTGCATTCTTCAACTATTCCACAAGTCAGAAGATCCAGCGTCCAGG AGGTCCTGATGATACCCGAATAGCCAACCACATCCTGTTGTTTACCATCCTTAATCCACAGTATCCAATCACTGTG gatgttATACACACAATCTGCTCTCAAAGTGGGAAGGTACTGAGGATTGTGATCTTCAAGAAAAATGGTGTGCAGTGTATGGTCGAAT TTGACTCCATTGAATCTGCAAAAAGAGCAAAACAGGCACTGAATGGAGCTGATATATACTCTGGATGCTGCACTTTGAAGATTGAATATGCTAAG CCGACCAGACTGAATGTGCTGAAGAATGATAATGAGAGCTGGGATTACACCAATCCAGGACTAA AAATGGAACCGTCATCTCCTAAAAATCAGCCCCTTCTAGCTGACCCCCGATACCCAGGAGCTGCTCCCTCTCCTTATG GGTCCCCAATGGGTGATCCAATGGGAGGAAGAGGTGGCGGAGGTGGGGGTGGTTACGGACCTCAGGGTGGTGGATATGGAATGCATTTTGAGCACGGTGGGCAGGGAGACGGTTATGATAACTATGGTGGTCGCAGTCAGTATGGAATGCCACCAGCACAAGACAGAGGATACTTCCCCAAACCAATG CAGGATCGTCACAGCAGTTATGGCAGTCCTCCCGGAGGTCACTATGGCCCTGACCATGGCATGGGTATGGGTGGCCCTCCCAACCCAGGGGCACCTCAGCAAGGTGCAGTCATTATGGTATATGGCCTCAGCCCAGAGAACTCCAACTGTGACAagctcttcaaccttttctgtCTGTATGGGAATGTGGTTAGG ATCaagtttttgaaaacaaaagaagGGTCTGCGATGGTCCAGCTTGGAGACCCTATATCTGTGGACAGAGCCATTCAGAACCTCAACAACAGTTTCTTCTTTGGCAGCAAGTTACAGTTGGg CTACTCCAAACAGGCATTCCTGCAAGATGTAATGAATCCACATGAGCTTCCTGATGGAACACCATCTTTCAAGGACTACATGGGAAGTCGAAACAATCGATTCACCAACCCAGAGGCAGCCAGCAAGAATC GTATTCAAGGACCTGCTAAAGTGCTACATTACTTCAATGCTCCACCTAATCTGACAGATGAAGACctgaaaaag ttgtttgaaGATGCTGGTGTGAAACCACCTCTAAGGACGAAACAGTTCCCATCCAGAA CTGAGCGAAGTTCGACAGGTCTGTTGGAGTTTGACAGTAAAGA AGGCATTGAGGGCCTGATGTTGTGCAACCATGCCCAGATACCCAATCCTT CCGGAAAGAGTCCATACGTCTTCAAGTTGTGTTTCTCGTCTACACCAATCCTTGGGTCCAATTAA
- the LOC135467996 gene encoding galactose mutarotase-like → MGGVTVEKDIFGKTKDGQNVDRYTFKNKNNITVQVIRYGGIVTTISVPDRNGVVEDICLGFDTIQEYEKGHPYFGAIVGRFANRIAKGKFELDGETYSLPLNQPVCCLHGGNHGFDKKLWDATLDGTRLILQYISKDGEEGFPGEVTTQVVYELTDENELYIDYTATTNKATPINLTNHAYFNLAGQGAKDVYDHTAQITAEEYLLYNEHGLPTGEIASVEKTAFDLRRPVRLGERMKVVNDGKGFDTNYCFDLVGQRKFMARMEHPKNGRSLEVYSTEPGLQFYTSYFLDGVQGKGGATYGRHSAFCLETQHYPDSVNQPSFPSTILRPGETYRHRTWYKFGIVA, encoded by the exons ATGGGCGGTGTAACAGTAGAAAAGGACATCTTTGGTAAAACAAAGGATGGTCAGAACGTTGACAG GTATACTTTCAAGAACAAGAATAACATAACAGTACAAGTGATACGATATGGGGGCATAGTCACGACTATTTCAGTGCCAGATCGGAATGGCGTAGTGGAGGACATCTGTCTGGGATTTGACACAATACAAG AGTATGAAAAAGGACATCCATATTTTGGTGCCattgtgggaaggtttgccaacagAATAGCAAAAGGAAAGTTTGAATTAGATGGTGAAACATACAGCCTTCCATTAAACCAACCTGTGTGCTGCCTTCATGGAGGGAACCATGGATTTGATAAG AAATTGTGGGATGCAACTTTGGATGGAACAAGGTTAATCTTACAGTATATAAGTAAAGATGGAGAAGAGGGCTTTCCAGGGGAGGTAACTACGCAAGTCGTCTATGAGCTGACGGATGAGAAtgagttgtacattgattacacAGCCACCACAAATAAAGCTACACCAATCAATCTGACCAACCATGCTTATTTCAATCTTGCCGGCCAG GGAGCAAAAGATGTCTATGATCACACTGCCCAGATAACAGCAGAGGAGTACCTTTTGTACAACGAACATGGCCTCCCTACAG GTGAGATAGCATCTGTGGAGAAAACAGCTTTTGACTTGCGACGACCGGTGAGGCTTGGAGAGCGAATGAAGGTCGTCAATGATGGGAAAGGTTTTGACACCAACTACTGCTTTGACCTGGTTGGTCAGAGGAAGTTCATGGCCAG GATGGAACATCCCAAGAATGGTCGTTCCCTGGAAGTTTACTCAACTGAGCCAGGCTTACAGTTTTACACGTCCTACTTTCTGGATGGTGTGCAGGGAAAGGGAGGAGCTACATACGGTCGTCATTCAGCCTTCTGTCTGGAGACACAGCATTACCCAGATAGTGTTAACCAG ccATCATTCCCAAGCACCATCCTAAGACCAGGAGAGACTTACCGTCATCGTACCTGGTATAAATTTGGGATTGTGGCCTAG